Proteins encoded together in one Variovorax paradoxus EPS window:
- a CDS encoding RHS repeat-associated core domain-containing protein — MADMSQAEMTKKEDEQEMFVKPLDQIDPAELPGAKKVVNDWLKSISGDHVTVDRVMTVASAVPILGNILAAIDAVCDIIVLVQNKTSSSIEKGLNWVSLGINLIGIIPFPPTMAAARTSLRPALHLVRSKLRTVGHGLDDALVVLLVDHLNATLAGEIDKFVNEAIQKLESILDEAATMAHDLISGLSNALRKLASGTPFDTSAPAPALPLKRDPETTYESGVWGAIKGIADDVGDGIADGAGYVGGKVVQGAKVAGNAGVGLVMRNTEVGGKASKLMNTYADALDGLAKTAKAQIKALGNAGAGMSIAWLLVRLKDAVLRFRTKGKGKAGGSTVNDKTTAKHDQKKPEGELDTGHSERTKKVREANACKNCETGAATPRSISFATGSETFVHTDFTLPGHMPIVWSRTYYSRLAAYDHAQHHAAHADSSAYLGARWTSPYTTRIDQAVDGSLSYFAADGREHRFPKLAEPEDGKAGQTHHNAIEDLTLGRGNAGLLILSHGRDYIETFELAPQFMREGKARTKNKAVHYRLASQRTRAGHTTELAYRHEGGQLSDVVSGQLHVSTAIDALGRIQSLWLVQDGQAVRQLAAYTHRTLADGSSDLIAAQDENQQSWHYEYQAAGEKASTHLISGYTDRTGRGTHLHWKHEDGFDIGLTADNSAEAKAYREHADDGSFDTTIVWNKHIRLATVIDALGAQTRYYFDFLGYTYRIIHPEVRSADGLLYAHEEWFFRDANKNITKHLHPDGSQDRYTYDAHNNLVSHTRADHSTVHIAHDDMDNLTGIRDAEGHAWKRTYEGVNLIEEIDPLGHKTEYAYNEHGLPVEITDAKGGKKQLAYDDAGQLVAYTDCSGKTSSWAYDERGRLIKQRNAAGEITRYRYERGQLTRIVNPDGTEEQLAHDAEGRLLSHRDALQRETRYEYNAVGLITQRLDANRNTIDYQWDRLGRLAALRNENGRTHSFSYDPLGKLLSEVQFDGSRTVYGYTPATGVLRQVTEGDAVTQLDFDPTGRLTKRTAGLYIEPTDSQGRPTGRTLDAKSIQTDSYAYDGNGQLIDAHNPHIHLQWFPDAAGNVKTEHHHYLIDEEGRPSSQPMTAVWQHRYDELGNRIQTTRPDGHTTTWLTYGSGHVHGLMLDGMEAVQIERDDLHREVKRIQANEVAQEQQYDPAGRLKAQVLSRVERLSQSRGGSSTSNASALGIQRKYSYDRAGQLTDIGDSRRGSLSYRYDPAGRLLQAQSQLGTETFAFDPASNILDPMAPAAREAGTIHNIPPILNNLVKDYAGTHFEYDVRGNMVQRLHNGQRTRFAWDALGRLTEARTQDTRTSFLYDPLGRRIAKRSEPIVITSSMDGSHYHAAEYRRQIHERGLGAVLFGWDGDQMAWECDYARQRTVHYVFEPGSFVPLLQAKSNVDMRRAMLQRPQAVTQSYVDAQGNYDLDQDPLYNGMYEAGIGSDGEPPEPLTDIHYYQCDHLGTPMELTDEGGNVAWEANYKAWGEARLTISEAARKAGLKNPIRFQGQYLDEETGLHYNRFRYYDPVMGRFVSKDPIGLQGGINLHHYAPNSTEWIDPFGLIRGRPNIGDAGRKQKTGKPNIDNRCLSCKKWEINRFDRICEGQIPGVGVAKYLRDPKDKRWYSVDQTAHGGSAFKQYNQKGNLLNHIRDLDEFGDQMGKHKGNAGKIVDLKSLKCKDVNS; from the coding sequence ATGGCCGACATGTCGCAGGCGGAGATGACGAAGAAAGAGGACGAACAGGAGATGTTCGTCAAACCGCTGGACCAGATCGACCCTGCAGAGCTTCCGGGCGCCAAGAAGGTTGTCAACGACTGGCTCAAGAGCATCAGCGGCGACCACGTCACGGTGGACAGAGTCATGACAGTCGCCAGTGCCGTTCCAATACTCGGCAACATCCTGGCGGCCATCGATGCCGTGTGCGACATCATCGTTCTTGTCCAGAACAAAACCTCCAGCAGCATCGAGAAGGGGCTCAACTGGGTCAGCCTTGGCATCAACCTGATCGGCATCATTCCGTTCCCCCCGACCATGGCTGCGGCGCGGACCAGCCTGAGGCCTGCACTGCATCTTGTGCGAAGCAAGTTGCGCACAGTCGGCCACGGACTCGACGATGCCCTCGTCGTGCTGCTTGTTGACCATCTCAATGCCACCCTGGCTGGTGAGATCGACAAGTTCGTGAACGAGGCCATCCAGAAGCTCGAGAGCATTCTGGACGAAGCCGCCACCATGGCGCACGACCTGATCTCCGGATTGAGCAATGCCTTGCGCAAGCTCGCATCGGGCACGCCGTTCGATACCAGTGCACCAGCGCCAGCACTCCCCTTGAAGCGCGACCCAGAGACAACCTACGAGAGCGGCGTCTGGGGAGCCATCAAGGGGATTGCAGACGATGTCGGGGACGGAATCGCAGACGGCGCCGGTTATGTCGGCGGGAAAGTCGTGCAAGGCGCCAAGGTTGCGGGCAATGCCGGAGTCGGCCTGGTCATGCGCAACACCGAGGTCGGCGGCAAGGCTTCAAAGCTGATGAACACCTACGCCGACGCGTTGGACGGTTTGGCCAAAACGGCGAAGGCGCAGATCAAGGCGTTGGGCAATGCGGGAGCCGGCATGTCCATTGCCTGGCTTCTCGTGAGGCTCAAGGACGCCGTCTTGCGCTTTCGCACCAAGGGCAAGGGCAAAGCGGGAGGCTCCACTGTCAATGACAAGACCACCGCAAAGCACGATCAGAAAAAGCCGGAAGGGGAGCTGGACACGGGGCACTCAGAACGCACAAAGAAAGTGCGTGAAGCCAATGCTTGCAAGAATTGCGAAACGGGTGCCGCAACGCCCCGCTCCATCAGCTTTGCAACCGGCAGCGAGACTTTCGTTCATACCGACTTCACCTTGCCGGGCCACATGCCCATCGTCTGGAGTCGCACCTACTACTCGCGCCTGGCAGCCTACGACCACGCGCAGCATCACGCTGCACATGCCGACAGCAGCGCCTATCTTGGTGCTCGGTGGACCAGTCCCTACACCACCCGCATCGATCAGGCCGTAGATGGCAGCCTGAGCTACTTCGCGGCCGATGGCCGCGAGCATCGCTTCCCCAAGCTGGCCGAACCTGAAGATGGCAAGGCCGGCCAGACTCACCACAATGCCATTGAAGATCTCACCCTGGGGCGAGGCAATGCAGGCCTGCTCATCCTGAGCCATGGGCGCGACTACATCGAGACCTTCGAGCTCGCTCCCCAGTTCATGCGCGAGGGCAAGGCGCGCACCAAGAACAAGGCCGTGCATTACCGCCTGGCAAGCCAGCGCACCCGCGCCGGTCACACGACCGAGTTGGCCTATCGCCACGAAGGCGGGCAGCTCTCCGATGTGGTCAGCGGCCAGCTCCATGTGAGCACGGCCATCGACGCGCTTGGGCGCATCCAAAGCCTGTGGCTCGTGCAGGACGGACAGGCCGTGCGCCAACTCGCCGCCTACACCCATCGGACGCTGGCCGACGGCAGCAGTGACCTCATCGCCGCCCAGGATGAGAACCAGCAAAGCTGGCACTACGAATATCAGGCTGCGGGGGAGAAAGCCAGCACCCACCTGATCTCTGGCTATACAGACCGCACCGGCCGTGGCACCCATCTCCATTGGAAGCACGAAGACGGTTTCGACATCGGCCTGACCGCCGACAACAGCGCCGAGGCCAAGGCGTATCGCGAACACGCCGACGACGGCAGCTTCGACACCACCATCGTCTGGAACAAGCACATTCGCTTGGCCACCGTCATCGATGCCCTTGGCGCGCAGACACGCTACTACTTCGACTTCCTGGGCTACACCTACCGCATCATTCATCCGGAGGTGCGCAGTGCGGACGGCCTGCTCTATGCGCATGAAGAGTGGTTCTTCCGGGATGCGAACAAGAACATCACCAAGCATCTGCATCCTGATGGCAGCCAGGACCGCTACACCTACGACGCGCACAACAACCTCGTGAGTCACACCCGTGCCGACCACAGCACGGTGCACATCGCCCACGACGACATGGACAATCTCACCGGCATTCGCGATGCCGAAGGGCATGCGTGGAAGCGCACCTACGAGGGCGTCAATCTCATTGAGGAAATCGACCCGCTGGGCCACAAGACCGAGTACGCCTACAACGAGCACGGCCTGCCGGTGGAGATCACCGATGCCAAGGGCGGCAAGAAGCAGTTGGCTTATGACGATGCGGGCCAACTCGTTGCGTACACCGACTGCTCGGGCAAGACCAGCAGTTGGGCCTATGACGAGCGCGGCCGTCTGATCAAGCAGCGCAATGCGGCCGGCGAGATCACTCGGTACCGCTACGAGCGCGGCCAACTGACGCGCATCGTCAATCCCGACGGCACCGAGGAGCAGTTGGCGCACGATGCCGAAGGCCGCTTGCTCTCGCACCGCGATGCCCTGCAGCGCGAGACACGCTACGAATACAACGCTGTCGGCCTCATCACCCAGCGCCTGGACGCCAACCGCAACACCATCGACTACCAATGGGACCGCCTGGGCCGCCTGGCAGCGCTGCGCAACGAGAACGGCCGCACCCACAGCTTCAGCTACGACCCGCTGGGCAAGCTGCTGTCCGAAGTGCAGTTCGACGGCAGCAGAACCGTGTACGGCTACACCCCTGCCACGGGCGTGTTGCGCCAGGTCACCGAAGGCGATGCGGTCACCCAGCTCGACTTCGATCCCACGGGGCGCCTGACGAAGCGCACCGCGGGGCTGTATATCGAGCCCACGGACAGCCAGGGCCGGCCAACCGGGCGTACGCTGGATGCGAAGAGCATCCAGACCGATAGCTATGCCTACGACGGCAACGGGCAGCTCATCGATGCCCACAACCCGCATATTCACTTGCAGTGGTTCCCTGATGCTGCGGGTAACGTCAAGACCGAGCACCATCATTACCTGATCGACGAAGAAGGTAGGCCGAGCAGCCAGCCGATGACGGCAGTCTGGCAGCACCGCTACGACGAGTTGGGCAATCGCATCCAGACCACGCGCCCTGACGGCCACACCACCACCTGGCTGACATACGGCTCAGGTCACGTGCACGGCCTGATGCTCGATGGCATGGAGGCCGTGCAGATCGAGCGCGACGACCTGCACCGCGAGGTCAAGCGGATACAGGCCAACGAGGTGGCGCAGGAGCAGCAGTACGACCCGGCAGGGCGGCTGAAGGCTCAGGTGCTCAGCCGGGTGGAGAGGCTGAGCCAGAGCCGAGGTGGCTCTTCTACTTCCAACGCCAGCGCGCTCGGCATCCAGCGCAAGTACAGCTACGACCGAGCCGGCCAACTCACCGACATCGGCGACAGCCGCCGTGGCAGCCTGAGTTACCGCTACGACCCTGCGGGCCGTCTGCTGCAGGCGCAGAGCCAACTGGGCACCGAGACCTTTGCGTTCGATCCGGCCAGCAACATCCTGGACCCGATGGCGCCGGCGGCCAGGGAGGCCGGGACGATTCACAACATCCCGCCCATCCTGAACAACCTAGTGAAGGACTACGCGGGCACGCACTTCGAGTACGACGTCAGGGGCAATATGGTCCAGCGGCTGCACAACGGCCAGCGCACGCGCTTCGCTTGGGATGCGCTCGGGCGATTGACCGAGGCGCGCACGCAGGACACGCGAACTTCATTCCTGTATGACCCGCTGGGTCGGCGGATTGCCAAGCGCAGCGAGCCCATCGTCATCACCAGCTCGATGGATGGCAGCCATTACCACGCGGCCGAGTACCGGCGCCAGATCCACGAGCGCGGCCTGGGCGCGGTGCTCTTCGGTTGGGACGGTGACCAGATGGCCTGGGAGTGCGACTACGCGCGACAGCGGACGGTGCACTACGTGTTCGAGCCCGGCAGCTTCGTGCCGCTGCTGCAGGCCAAATCCAATGTAGACATGCGTCGGGCGATGCTGCAGCGACCGCAGGCGGTGACGCAAAGCTATGTCGATGCGCAAGGCAACTACGACCTGGATCAGGACCCGCTGTACAACGGGATGTACGAGGCGGGCATCGGCAGCGACGGGGAGCCACCGGAGCCGCTGACGGACATCCACTATTACCAGTGCGACCACCTCGGCACACCTATGGAGCTGACCGATGAGGGCGGCAATGTCGCGTGGGAGGCGAATTACAAGGCGTGGGGAGAAGCCAGGCTCACGATCAGCGAGGCGGCAAGGAAAGCGGGGCTGAAGAATCCGATTCGGTTCCAGGGGCAGTATCTGGACGAGGAGACCGGGCTGCACTACAACCGGTTCAGGTATTACGACCCGGTGATGGGAAGGTTTGTGAGCAAGGACCCGATTGGGCTGCAAGGTGGAATCAACCTTCATCACTATGCCCCGAATTCAACCGAGTGGATTGATCCCTTCGGGCTTATTCGAGGTCGGCCGAATATAGGAGACGCCGGTCGAAAACAAAAAACAGGGAAGCCAAATATCGATAATCGCTGCCTCTCATGTAAAAAATGGGAAATTAATCGCTTCGACAGGATATGCGAAGGGCAAATTCCAGGCGTAGGGGTCGCAAAGTATCTTAGAGATCCGAAAGATAAAAGATGGTATTCAGTCGATCAAACCGCACACGGTGGTAGTGCATTTAAACAATACAACCAAAAAGGCAATCTCCTAAATCATATTCGCGATCTGGATGAATTTGGAGACCAAATGGGGAAACACAAAGGCAACGCGGGAAAAATTGTTGATCTTAAGTCATTGAAATGCAAGGATGTTAATTCATGA
- a CDS encoding glucose/quinate/shikimate family membrane-bound PQQ-dependent dehydrogenase → MTRSSAQFTQPAESSSPSALLVVVAVLIGLAGLVLLVAGAWLIALGGSWYYLVAGLGLIASALLLRRGGGIGLMFYAAVVLLTLVWALWEVGFDWWPLAARGDVFFVVGLFLLSPWVARALARRDATGIGRTRAVLGVVLAAFLVAAVFSWTREPGRIEGIAPLPDASNASNASSSATAAAALASPPPPKDDWTAYGGTGFGQRYSALDQITPANVGQLEEAWHFRTGDVRGQPGDPEETTFEVTPLKIGERLFLCTPHQAVIALNATTGEQIWRYTPDIQKSLALQHLTCRGLSYYAGSTAQGATPTPSPSPSPSAPAGECDAKLFMPTADGRVIALSPESGKPCMAFGGGSGQIDLWKNMPNVKAGSYYSTSPVVVTRSLIVVGGTVLDNVSTKETSGVIRAFDVNTGALVWNWDSGNPDETAPIAADRTYTVNSPNSWSISSVDEALGLVYVPTGNQPPDQWGGKRTEGAERYSSSVVALDLATGRVRWSFQTVHHDLWDYDVPSQPSLIDLRVGSETIPALVQPTKQGELFVLDRRNGRPIVPVNERPAPQGAATGDRTAPTQPVSGLSFDPPALKPSDMWGGTIFDQLACRIAFHRLRYEGRFTPPSTQGSLIYPGNFGVFNWGSIAVDPQRQIAFTTPASLAFVSQLVPRADDTTLYVQGKSRPNDSLPALNENFGAPFAIKLSAFTSVLGLPCQAPPWGHVAGADLRSGKVIWMHKNGTVRDSSPLPLPFAMGVPNLGGPVMTAGGVAFLSGTLDQYVRGYDVGNGKELWRSRLPAGGQATPMTYRGSDGRQFVLVAAGGHGSLGTRTGDHVIAYALPKR, encoded by the coding sequence ATGACGCGTTCCTCCGCCCAGTTCACCCAGCCTGCCGAGTCCTCGTCGCCCTCCGCATTGCTTGTCGTGGTCGCGGTGCTCATCGGCCTTGCGGGTCTCGTGCTCTTGGTCGCGGGCGCATGGCTCATCGCGCTCGGCGGCTCGTGGTACTACCTCGTGGCGGGGCTCGGGCTCATCGCGTCGGCATTGCTGCTCAGGCGTGGCGGCGGCATCGGGTTGATGTTCTATGCGGCGGTGGTCCTGCTCACGTTGGTGTGGGCGTTGTGGGAAGTGGGCTTCGACTGGTGGCCGCTGGCCGCGCGCGGCGATGTGTTCTTCGTGGTCGGCCTGTTCCTGCTGTCGCCGTGGGTGGCGCGTGCGCTCGCGCGGCGCGATGCAACGGGCATCGGCCGCACGCGCGCCGTGCTCGGCGTGGTGCTCGCAGCGTTCCTCGTTGCGGCGGTGTTCTCGTGGACGCGCGAGCCCGGCCGCATCGAAGGCATTGCGCCGTTGCCCGATGCATCGAATGCATCGAATGCATCGAGCAGTGCAACTGCCGCTGCCGCGCTCGCCAGCCCGCCCCCGCCGAAGGACGACTGGACCGCCTACGGCGGCACCGGCTTCGGCCAGCGTTATTCGGCGCTCGACCAGATCACGCCGGCCAACGTCGGGCAGCTCGAAGAGGCCTGGCACTTCCGCACCGGCGATGTGCGCGGCCAGCCCGGTGATCCGGAAGAGACGACCTTCGAAGTCACGCCGCTCAAGATCGGCGAGCGGCTCTTTCTCTGCACGCCGCACCAGGCGGTGATCGCGCTCAACGCCACCACGGGCGAGCAGATCTGGCGCTACACGCCCGACATCCAGAAATCGCTCGCGCTGCAGCACCTGACCTGCCGCGGCCTCTCGTATTACGCCGGCAGCACGGCACAGGGCGCCACACCGACGCCGTCGCCTTCGCCTTCGCCTTCAGCGCCGGCAGGCGAGTGCGACGCCAAGCTCTTCATGCCCACCGCCGATGGCCGCGTGATCGCGCTCAGCCCCGAAAGCGGCAAGCCCTGCATGGCCTTCGGCGGCGGCAGCGGCCAGATCGATCTCTGGAAGAACATGCCCAACGTCAAGGCGGGCTCCTACTACTCGACCTCGCCCGTCGTCGTGACGCGCTCGCTCATCGTGGTGGGCGGCACGGTGCTCGACAACGTCTCGACCAAGGAAACCTCGGGCGTGATCCGCGCCTTCGACGTGAACACCGGCGCGCTCGTGTGGAACTGGGATTCGGGCAACCCCGACGAGACAGCGCCCATCGCGGCCGACCGCACCTACACCGTCAACTCGCCCAACAGCTGGTCCATCTCCAGCGTGGACGAGGCGCTGGGGCTGGTCTACGTGCCCACGGGCAACCAGCCGCCGGACCAGTGGGGCGGCAAGCGCACCGAGGGCGCGGAGCGTTATTCGTCGTCGGTGGTGGCGCTCGATCTCGCGACCGGCCGCGTGCGCTGGAGCTTCCAGACGGTGCACCACGACCTCTGGGACTACGACGTGCCTTCGCAGCCCAGCCTCATCGATCTGCGCGTGGGCAGCGAGACCATTCCCGCGCTGGTGCAGCCGACCAAGCAGGGCGAGCTCTTCGTGCTCGACCGGCGCAACGGCCGGCCCATCGTGCCGGTGAACGAGCGGCCCGCGCCGCAGGGCGCCGCCACCGGCGACCGCACCGCGCCGACGCAGCCGGTGTCGGGGCTCTCGTTCGATCCACCCGCGCTGAAGCCGTCCGACATGTGGGGCGGCACGATCTTCGACCAGCTCGCCTGCCGCATCGCGTTTCACCGGCTGCGCTACGAGGGCCGCTTCACGCCGCCGTCAACACAGGGTTCGCTCATCTACCCCGGCAACTTCGGCGTCTTCAACTGGGGGAGCATCGCGGTCGATCCGCAGCGGCAGATCGCCTTCACCACGCCGGCGTCGCTGGCCTTCGTGTCGCAGCTGGTGCCGCGCGCGGACGACACCACGCTGTACGTGCAGGGCAAGAGCCGGCCGAACGACAGCCTGCCCGCGCTGAACGAGAACTTCGGCGCGCCGTTCGCGATCAAGCTCAGCGCGTTCACCTCGGTGCTGGGGCTGCCGTGTCAGGCGCCGCCGTGGGGGCATGTGGCGGGCGCGGACCTGCGCAGCGGCAAGGTCATCTGGATGCACAAGAACGGCACGGTGCGCGACAGCTCGCCGTTGCCGCTGCCCTTTGCGATGGGGGTGCCGAACCTGGGCGGGCCGGTGATGACCGCGGGGGGCGTGGCTTTCCTCTCGGGCACGCTCGACCAGTACGTGCGCGGGTACGACGTCGGCAATGGCAAGGAGCTGTGGCGCAGCCGGCTGCCCGCAGGCGGGCAGGCCACGCCGATGACTTACCGCGGCAGCGATGGGCGGCAATTCGTGCTGGTGGCTGCCGGCGGACACGGCTCGCTCGGCACGCGGACCGGGGACCATGTGATCGCCTATGCGTTGCCCAAGCGCTGA
- a CDS encoding ROK family transcriptional regulator, with product MKTIGDQQLLKRMNRSVLLRLLRAQPGLSRARLAIESGLTKSTVSLLVRELLDEGWLKESDAAVNDRLGRPSTPLQINVGVRALMGVEIAVETVRLVCVSLQGEVLYSNTHALTDGSPAGVCAQVARMASAAHRQLDALGLSLSSIGVCVPGAVDDCTGVVRFAPNLGWRNVSLLPALEKSLAAAGLPGVTVQLQNDADAAVLGEYEFAAGEGEDPLIFVSCDVGVGAGVVLNDRLFTGAQGMAGEIGHTILELDGPLCSCGRRGCAEAFFGSRTLEREGVDTQRAAAFFGVLLQNLWVTFNPRAIVLGGKSCAAHRGFVQAAFEAVKRHADGAGMPAPGLRIARYEELAPAVGAAALALHEYLRPLQPDARTRRARAERVLATA from the coding sequence ATGAAGACCATCGGCGACCAGCAACTGCTCAAGCGCATGAACCGCAGCGTGCTGCTGCGGTTGCTGCGCGCGCAGCCGGGGTTGTCGCGCGCGCGCCTGGCCATCGAGAGCGGCCTCACGAAATCCACCGTGAGCCTGCTGGTGCGCGAGCTGCTCGACGAAGGCTGGCTCAAGGAGTCCGATGCGGCCGTGAACGACCGGCTCGGCCGGCCCTCGACGCCGCTGCAGATCAACGTCGGCGTGCGCGCCTTGATGGGTGTGGAAATCGCGGTGGAGACCGTGCGGCTCGTGTGCGTCTCGCTGCAGGGCGAGGTGCTGTACTCCAACACCCACGCGCTCACCGACGGCTCGCCCGCCGGCGTGTGCGCGCAGGTCGCGCGCATGGCCTCGGCCGCGCACAGGCAACTCGACGCGCTGGGCCTCAGCCTCTCGAGCATCGGCGTGTGCGTGCCGGGCGCGGTGGACGATTGCACCGGCGTCGTGCGCTTCGCGCCCAACCTCGGCTGGCGCAACGTGAGCCTGTTGCCCGCGCTCGAAAAATCGCTTGCCGCCGCGGGCCTGCCCGGCGTCACCGTGCAACTGCAGAACGATGCCGACGCGGCCGTGCTCGGCGAATACGAATTCGCCGCGGGCGAGGGCGAGGACCCGCTCATCTTCGTGAGCTGCGACGTCGGCGTGGGCGCGGGCGTCGTGCTGAACGACCGCCTCTTCACCGGCGCACAGGGCATGGCCGGCGAGATCGGCCACACGATCCTCGAACTCGACGGGCCGCTCTGCTCGTGCGGCCGGCGCGGCTGCGCCGAAGCCTTCTTCGGTTCCCGAACGCTGGAGCGCGAAGGCGTGGACACGCAGCGCGCCGCGGCCTTCTTCGGCGTGCTGCTGCAGAACCTGTGGGTGACCTTCAATCCGCGCGCGATCGTGTTGGGCGGCAAGTCGTGCGCGGCGCATCGCGGCTTCGTGCAGGCCGCGTTCGAGGCCGTGAAGCGCCATGCCGATGGCGCGGGCATGCCGGCACCCGGGCTGCGCATCGCGCGCTATGAAGAACTCGCGCCCGCGGTCGGTGCCGCGGCGCTGGCGTTGCACGAATACTTAAGGCCGCTGCAACCCGATGCGAGAACGCGTCGCGCGCGCGCCGAACGCGTTCTCGCCACTGCCTGA
- a CDS encoding ATP-binding cassette domain-containing protein yields the protein MSTPPDTTKPLVELREIRKAFGGVKAVDGVSVNLYPGEVVALLGHNGAGKSTLMKMLAGAYPIDSGDTLIAGEKVNIRTPAEAQAQGIETIYQTLALADNLDSVSNLFLGREKMTRWNTLDDHFMEVQARKVFHRLNRNFTNIRVPVRRLSGGQRQVVAISRALYFNARILIMDEPCAALGPEETAMVGGLVKQLKADGVGIFLITHDMPDVFSLSDRLAVMKNGKLVGTYRTQDVTEDEVLGMIIAGKRPEGREQAHHAATAAAATA from the coding sequence ATGAGCACCCCCCCGGACACGACGAAACCTCTTGTCGAACTGCGCGAGATCCGCAAGGCCTTCGGCGGCGTGAAGGCCGTGGACGGCGTGAGCGTGAACCTCTATCCCGGCGAAGTGGTCGCGCTGCTCGGCCACAACGGCGCGGGCAAATCGACGCTCATGAAAATGCTCGCGGGCGCCTACCCCATCGACTCGGGCGATACGCTGATCGCGGGCGAGAAGGTCAACATCCGCACGCCCGCCGAAGCGCAGGCGCAAGGCATCGAGACCATCTACCAGACGCTCGCGCTCGCCGACAACCTCGACTCGGTCTCCAACCTCTTTCTCGGCCGCGAGAAGATGACGCGCTGGAACACGCTGGACGACCACTTCATGGAAGTGCAGGCGCGCAAGGTGTTCCATCGCCTCAACAGGAACTTCACCAACATCCGCGTGCCGGTGCGTCGCCTCTCGGGCGGCCAGCGGCAGGTGGTGGCGATCTCGCGCGCGCTGTACTTCAATGCGCGCATCCTCATCATGGACGAGCCCTGCGCCGCGCTCGGCCCCGAAGAAACAGCGATGGTCGGCGGCCTGGTGAAGCAGCTCAAGGCCGATGGCGTGGGCATCTTCCTCATCACGCACGACATGCCCGACGTGTTCTCGCTGAGCGACCGCCTCGCGGTGATGAAGAACGGCAAGCTCGTGGGCACCTACCGCACCCAGGACGTGACCGAGGACGAAGTGCTCGGCATGATCATCGCGGGCAAGCGGCCCGAAGGCAGGGAGCAGGCCCACCACGCCGCGACCGCCGCCGCGGCAACCGCCTGA
- a CDS encoding sugar ABC transporter permease: MSNETPGWWRRTGVDLRLILMCVLLVVMAVAFSVMSGGVFLSPENLYNVAQQTAVVGIVSTVMVLIIVARHIDLSVGSVMGFVGVLIAYLQYTSGWSWPTACLAGLAVALLVSIYQGWLTAVLGVPSFVVTLGGLMSFRGAAFLVADGKTQPVNDEFFQRLGGGYDGGIGTTASWVIAALVALVLFGRMVQKRRARQRYDMPTEPLWLDVLITAVPVAVVFGFAAVMNNYQISSKSEPQGIPIPVLIWAVVAIVLSFIVHRTRFGRYVFAMGGNPDAAALVGIPVKRVTLMLFALLAVLVTIAAIVSIARLNAGTNSLGTGMELYVIAAAVIGGTALAGGSGSIFGSVLGALIMQSLDSGMLLLDVPIGKRMVIIGQVLIVAVVFDVLYRRKFGEN, from the coding sequence ATGAGCAATGAAACTCCGGGATGGTGGCGCCGCACGGGCGTCGACCTGCGCCTGATCCTGATGTGCGTGCTGCTGGTCGTCATGGCGGTGGCCTTCAGCGTCATGTCGGGCGGCGTGTTTCTCTCGCCCGAGAATCTCTACAACGTCGCGCAGCAGACTGCCGTGGTGGGCATCGTCTCCACCGTGATGGTGCTGATCATCGTGGCGCGCCACATCGACCTGTCGGTCGGTTCGGTGATGGGTTTCGTGGGGGTGCTCATCGCGTACCTGCAATACACCTCGGGCTGGTCGTGGCCCACGGCCTGCCTCGCGGGCCTGGCCGTGGCGCTCCTGGTGTCGATCTATCAAGGCTGGCTCACCGCGGTGCTCGGCGTGCCCTCGTTCGTGGTCACGCTCGGCGGTCTCATGTCGTTCCGCGGCGCGGCTTTTCTCGTCGCCGACGGCAAGACGCAGCCGGTGAACGACGAATTCTTCCAGCGCCTGGGCGGCGGCTACGACGGCGGCATCGGCACCACCGCGAGCTGGGTGATCGCGGCGCTGGTCGCGCTCGTGCTCTTCGGCCGCATGGTGCAGAAGCGCCGCGCGCGCCAGCGCTACGACATGCCGACCGAGCCGCTGTGGCTCGACGTGCTCATCACGGCCGTGCCGGTGGCGGTGGTCTTCGGCTTCGCCGCGGTCATGAACAACTACCAGATCTCGTCGAAGTCGGAGCCGCAGGGCATTCCGATTCCGGTGCTGATCTGGGCGGTGGTCGCCATCGTGCTGTCGTTCATCGTGCACCGCACGCGCTTCGGGCGCTACGTGTTCGCGATGGGCGGCAATCCCGATGCGGCTGCGCTGGTCGGCATTCCGGTCAAGCGCGTCACGCTGATGCTGTTCGCGCTGCTGGCGGTGCTGGTCACCATCGCGGCCATCGTGTCGATCGCGCGGCTCAACGCCGGCACCAATTCATTGGGCACCGGCATGGAGCTCTACGTGATCGCGGCGGCCGTCATCGGCGGCACGGCGCTCGCGGGCGGCAGCGGCTCGATCTTCGGTTCGGTGCTGGGCGCGCTCATCATGCAGTCGCTCGACAGCGGCATGCTGCTGCTCGATGTGCCCATCGGCAAGCGCATGGTCATCATCGGCCAGGTGCTGATCGTGGCCGTGGTGTTCGACGTGCTCTACCGCCGCAAGTTCGGGGAGAACTGA